Sequence from the Bacillota bacterium genome:
TCGAGATCTGGCGCCTGACGCCGGTGGTCTTCTGGCAGCCCGAGGGCCCCTGGTGGCCGGCCTCGTCGCGGGAGGTCGTGACGCGCGCCGAGTGGCGGGCGATGCTGGCGCGGGCCGCCGGGGAGGCGGGGATGCCGGCAGAAGCCGGGACGGGGTCGGACGCGGGGAGAGCCGCCGGGCCGGGAACGACCGGGGCCGTGTCCCTGTCGCGGGGGTCCGAGTGGATGACGCGGGGCGAAGCGCTGGTCGAGCTGTGGAGGTGGCGGGCGGGCACGTGCGGTCAAGGCGCGGCCGTGCAGGGGTCCGGGATAGGGAAGGCACGGTTTGCCATCATGCTGGCCGTTTCGCCATCATGCCATCAGTTCGGGCACCCATGCCCGAGAGACATGCTCGATGCCGGTGCTCTACCTGTGCTATAACAAGCCCGTCAGGAAGGTGAGCGCGACTGCTGCTGCTCAAGGTCGACTTCGAAAGCCCCGAGCCGATCTATCTCCAGATCCGCAACCAGGTGGTGGCCGCCATGGCGCGCGGGGAGCTGGCGGACGGCGAGCGCCTGCCCTCGATCCGCCAGCTGGCCGCCGACCTGGGCGTCAACGTCCACACCGTCCACCGGGCTTACGACCAGTTGCGCCAGGAAGGCTTCCTTCGCGTCCTCGGCCGCAGCGGCGCCGTGGTCCGCCACCCGGCGGCGACCGAAGAGCCGCCGGAGCTGCCCGCCGAGTGGGAGCGGCAGGCGCGCCAGCTGCTGGACGAGGCCCGGGCGCGAGGCTTCCCCCGCACGCAGATCCTCACACGTCTCGGGGAGCTGATGGACGGATGAAGCCCGACCTCCTCTTCCAGCTGTTCCAGGGGATCCTCTGGCTGAGCGTGGTGGCCCTGTTCCTCGTGATGCCGGAGCTGCAGTCGCGGACGCTGGCCTTCGGCGTCCGCATCCCGCCGGAACGCGCGGGTGCGCCGGTCGTCACGGCGATCCGGCGGCGCTACCGGCGGGGCGTCGCGGTCGCCGCCGCCTTGGTCGCCGCCGGTTGGTTGGCGGTCCTCCTGA
This genomic interval carries:
- a CDS encoding GntR family transcriptional regulator codes for the protein MRNQVVAAMARGELADGERLPSIRQLAADLGVNVHTVHRAYDQLRQEGFLRVLGRSGAVVRHPAATEEPPELPAEWERQARQLLDEARARGFPRTQILTRLGELMDG